In Gossypium arboreum isolate Shixiya-1 chromosome 5, ASM2569848v2, whole genome shotgun sequence, a single genomic region encodes these proteins:
- the LOC108451919 gene encoding probable choline kinase 1: MAIKKNGFIPSCAPEELKKVLKAVASEWGDMIKDMEEFHVVPLKGALTNEVFQINWPTKHGDLHQKVLVRVYGEGVEVFFNRDDEIRTFECMSKHGQGPRLLGRFPDGRIEEFIHARTLSAADLRDPEISSLVAAKLREFHNLDMPGPKDVLLWKRLRTWLSLSKKFCSPEAAKEFGLDILGDEISILEKELSQGYQEIGFCHNDLQYGNIMMDEETRVITLIDYEYASYNPIAYDLANHFCEMAANYHSETPHILDFSIYPDTDERRRFIRAYVASSGNEPSDAEVEQLLVDAEKYTLANHLFWGLWGIISGHVNKIDFNYLEYARQRFQQYWFKKTLALESLTL, encoded by the exons ATGGCCATAAAGAAGAACGGGTTCATTCCAAGCTGTGCCCCAGAGGAACTGAAGAAAGTTCTGAAAGCAGTGGCATCCGAGTGGGGAGATATGATAAAAGATATGGAAGAATTTCACGTGGTTCCGTTGAAAGGAGCTCTGACCAACGAGGTTTTCCAGATAAACTGGCCGACAAAACATGGCGATCTTCATCAGAAAGTGTTGGTCCGGGTTTATGGTGAAGGTGTGGAGGTGTTTTTCAATAGGGACGATGAGATTAGGACCTTTGAGTGCATGTCCAAGCATGGGCAAGGACCTAGGCTTCTCGGTCGCTTTCCAGATGGAAGGATTGAGGAGTTCATTCATGCCAGG ACACTCTCTGCGGCCGACCTCCGTGACCCTGAAATATCTTCCCTTGTAGCAGCCAAATTAAGAGAGTTCCACAATCTTGACATGCCTGGTCCCAAGGATGTACTTCTCTGGAAGCGATTGAG GACATGGCTTAGTCTGTCAAAGAAATTCTGTTCCCCAGAAGCCGCAAAAGAGTTCGGCTTGGATATTCTCGGAGACGAAATCAGCATCCTAGAGAAAGAGTTATCACAGGGCTATCAAGAAATCGGGTTTTGTCACAATGATTTGCAATACGGTAACATAATGATGGATGAAGAAACAAGAGTAATTACCTTAATC GACTACGAGTATGCAAGTTACAACCCTATTGCTTATGATCTTGCAAATCACTTTTGTGAGATGGCAGCAAATTATCATTCTGAGACACCCCATATTTTGGACTTTAGCATATACCCTG ATACAGATGAGCGACGAAGATTCATCCGTGCATATGTAGCATCTTCAG GTAATGAACCCAGTGATGCTGAAGTGGAGCAGCTACTTGTTGATGCAGAGAAATACACTCTTGCTAATCATCTGTTTTGGGGCTTATGGGGAATAATCTCG GGTCATGTAAACAAGATAGACTTTAACTATCTGGAGTATGCAAGGCAGAGGTTTCAGCAGTACTGGTTTAAGAAAACCCTTGCGCTTGAGTCCCTCACTCTTTAA
- the LOC108450455 gene encoding probable S-adenosylmethionine carrier 2, chloroplastic — protein sequence MDPQTQSSSVSTSHTISPDGLNYKKCKLLKEENRLLDSVLLKEENPFDFFRVFFESIIAGAMAGVVVEAALYPIDTVKTRLQAARGGGKVVLKGLYSGLGGNLAGVLPASAIFLGVYEPAKQKLLKALPENLSAFAHLTAGALGGAASSLVRVPTEVVKQRMQTGQFASAPAAVRLIVAKEGFRGLYAGYGSFLLRDLPFDAIQFCIYEQLRIGYKLAAQRDLNDPENAIIGAVAGAITGTVTNPLDVIKTRLMVQGSSKQYKGILDCVRTIMREEGTHAFLKGIGPRVLWIGIGGSIFFGVLEKTKQMLAKKRPENHNSFYLKQE from the exons ATGGATCCTCAAACGCAGTCGTCCAGTGTGTCAACTTCTCACACAATCTCACCTG ATGGATTGAACTATAAGAAATGTAAGCTGCTGAAAGAAGAAAATAGGTTGCTGGATTCAGTTCTTCTAAAAGAGGAAAACCCATTTGATTTTTTTCGTGTTTTTTTTG AAAGTATCATAGCTGGAGCTATGGCTGGTGTTGTCGTCGAAGCAGCTCTGTACCCAATTGATACGGTAAAAACTCGACTCCAG GCAGCCCGTGGCGGAGGGAAAGTTGTTTTAAAGGGTCTTTATTCTGGATTGGGTGGAAACCTTGCTGGTGTTTTGCC GGCTTCAGCTATATTTCTTGGTGTATATGAACCTGCAAAGCAGAAATTGTTAAAAGCCTTACCTGAAAACTTGAGTGCTTTTGCTCATTTG ACTGCAGGTGCTCTAGGAGGTGCTGCTTCTTCCCTTGTTCGAGTTCCAACAGAG GTTGTTAAGCAAAGGATGCAAACTGGGCAATTTGCTTCTGCCCCTGCTGCTGTACGCCTTATTGTTGCTAAAGAGGGATTTAGAGGTCTATATGCG GGATATGGATCCTTCTTATTGAGAGATTTGCCATTTGATGCCATCCAGTTTTGCATCTACGAACAACTCCGAATAGGGTATAAGTTGGCA GCACAAAGAGACCTGAATGATCCTGAGAATGCCATAATTGGTGCTGTTGCTG GGGCAATAACTGGAACTGTAACAAACCCTCTTGATGTGATAAAAACTCGATTGATGGTCCAG gGATCATCAAAGCAATACAAAGGGATTCTTGATTGTGTAAGGACTATAATGCGTGAAGAAGGAACCCACGCTTTCTTGAAG GGTATTGGACCAAGGGTACTGTGGATAGGCATTGGTGGTTCGATTTTCTTCGGTGTTCTTGAAAAGACAAAGCAAATGCTGGCCAAAAAGCGCCCTGAAAATCACAATTCATTTTATCTCAAGCAAGAGTAA